A genome region from Mugil cephalus isolate CIBA_MC_2020 chromosome 13, CIBA_Mcephalus_1.1, whole genome shotgun sequence includes the following:
- the dlk2 gene encoding protein delta homolog 2, whose protein sequence is MSWKLNPHHSSHLRSPCKKDNVVSVVAITVSWFSPYADGLRWFAGGLSGFTGRRCETNVDDCLMRPCANGATCLDAVNRFSCVCPAGFTGRFCTVNVDDCASRPCLNTGRCLDLARGFRCVCTAGFTGATCQTPPRAGDARGSSWMGGGANSSRHGDGLVKVTVSERRGAGLSRLQLTVIVAMVAATLGVAALTAVLVLQGRCRVCGHAPSAASSTRGRKTPQRGRCQISFMNSEVI, encoded by the coding sequence ATGTCATGGAAGCTGAATCCTCatcattcatctcatctcaggtCTCCATGTAAAAAGGACAATGTGGTCAGTGTTGTAGCGATCACCGTATCATGGTTTTCGCCATATGCGGATGGACTCCGATGGTTCGCAGGTGGTTTGTCTGGTTTCACTGGTCGTCGCTGTGAGACCAACGTTGACGACTGTCTGATGAGACCTTGTGCCAATGGCGCCACCTGCCTGGATGCCGTGAACCGTTTCTCCTGCGTCTGCCCGGCCGGATTCACCGGACGCTTCTGCACCGTCAACGTAGATGACTGCGCTAGCCGGCCGTGCCTGAACACCGGTCGCTGCCTCGACCTCGCCAGAGGCTTCCGTTGTGTCTGTACTGCTGGCTTCACTGGTGCCACCTGCCAGACACCGCCGAGGGCCGGAGACGCCCGGGGGTCCAGCTGGATGGGAGGCGGGGCGAACAGCAGTCGTCATGGGGACGGCTTGGTGAAAGTGACGGTGAGTGAGCGTCGTGGCGCCGGACTCTCGCGGCTGCAGCTCACTGTCATCGTGGCAATGGTGGCGGCGACGCTGGGCGTGGCTGCGCTGACCGCAGTCCTGGTGCTGCAGGGTCGCTGCAGGGTctgtggccacgccccctcagcGGCGTCATCGACACGGGGACGGAAGACGCCGCAAAGAGGCCGGTGTCAGATCAGCTTCATGAACTCGGAGGTCATTTAG
- the lrrc73 gene encoding leucine-rich repeat-containing protein 73 — MLPASIQITGELLSGAEVQDICESLKEDGVRLLSVRGCQLSDRDFGRVCRGVAETRSLAQLNLNLGVVSSISRTRNLAEALTANRSLQTLFLHGSPLLDAGLVALNPALSTHPTLVSLDLGDCMLGDEALGLICGMLPPDGAKSGLRELTLSANPGITSKGWARLSIAVAHSSQLRVLNLDYNPLGDHIAGMLAVAVASSRTLEVLDLEGTGLTNQSAQVFLDMVQNYPTSLRALVLAENEIGPELQQQISDLLSEGEEDDDREAPPPFTGHAPSSALQPIRDKYQTPIWLPHSNSSPQMVLLTSGLGESLLAETEL, encoded by the exons ATGCTGCCGGCCTCCATCCAGATCACTGGGGAGCTTCTGTCTGGGGCCGAGGTCCAGGACATCTGTGAGAGTCTGAAGGAAGACGGCGTCCGGCTGCTTTCTGTCCGCGGCTGCCAGCTTTCTGACCGAGACTTTGGACGCGTCTGCCGGGGCGTCGCTGAGACGCGATCGCTCGCTCAGCTCAACCTCAACCTTGGGGTGGTCTCCAGCATCAGCCGGACCCGGAACCTGGCCGAGGCCCTCACGGCCAACAGGTCCCTGCAGACCCTGTT TCTCCATGGCAGCCCCCTCCTGGACGCCGGCTTGGTGGCCCTGAACCCGGCGCTGTCCACCCACCCAACTCTGGTGAGTCTGGACCTGGGGGACTGCATGCTGGGAGACGAGGCGCTGGGTCTGATCTGTGGGATGCTGCCACCAGATGGAGCCAAGTCAG GTCTGAGAGAACTCACCCTGAGTGCTAACCCAGGAATCACCTCCAAAGGCTGGGCTCGACTCTCCATCGCAGTGGCTCACAGCTCACAGCTCCGAGTTCTCAATCTGGACTACAACCCCCTGG GTGACCATATTGCCGGGATGCTGGCAGTTGCAGTGGCGTCCAGCCGGACCCTGGAGGTTCTGGACTTGGAAGGAACTGGACTGACCAACCAGTCAGCACAG GTGTTCTTGGACATGGTGCAGAACTACCCCACCAGCCTGAGGGCTCTGGTTCTGGCGGAGAACGAGATTGGACccgagctacagcagcagatcAGTGACCTCCTGTCtgaaggggaggaggatgatgacaGAGAGGCCCCGCCCCCGTTCACAGGCCACGCCCCCAGCAGTGCtctacagccaatcagagacaagTACCAGACCCCCATCTGGCTCCCCCACAGCA ACTCCAGCCCTCAGATGGTCTTGCTGACGTCAGGTCTAGGTGAGAGCTTATTGGCTGAGACTGAGCTGTGA